CCACGAAATCAGCCCGATGGCTTTCGTGCAGCGTGGTTGCTGCGCCCAAGCCCGGTGCCAACAAGGGAGCGCAGCCATGACCGCCAGCCCGGTGATCGCTTCGGATCAAGACCTCGTGGCCATGACGAGCGTGGGGAGGGACCGCATCGAAGGTCACATGCCGGTGAGCGAGGTACGTCTGCTCGTCGGCGCAATGCTCGTGGCCTTTGCCGGCGTTCTGATCTTCCTCGCCGCGGATGGGCTGACGCTTCCGATGCGGCTGGCGCTCATGGTGTTTGCGACGACGCTCGTCTGCTGGACGGTCTTCGACCTGCCGGAAACGCCGGTCGCGCTTGGCGGTGCGGCAGTGCTCGCCGTCACCGGTGCCGTCGACGAGCAGGCGGTTTACGGCGCGCTCGGCAACGATATCGTCTGGCTGATGCTGACGGCATCGGTGATCGCGGCGGTGCTGCAGGCATCGGGCCTCGTCGAGCGGCTGGCCTTCCGGCTGCTCGCCCCGTTTCGCGACGTGCGCAGACTGTTCTGGGTGGTGACGCTCACGATCTTTGCGACTGCCTTCGTCATTCCCTCGACCTCGGCGCGGGCTGCCATCTTCATGCCCGTCTTCCTTGGGCTTGCCTCGGCCATTGGCCGCCCCGGCGTGACCCGCGCGCTGGCCCTGCTCTTTCCTTCCGTAATCTTGCTCTCGGCGGCGGCGTCGCTGACCGGTGCCGGTGCGCATCTCGTCGCCGTCGATTTCATCCGCCGCAGCGGCGGCGAGGCGCCGGGCTTTCTTGGCTGGGCGCTGCTGGCGGCACCCTTTGCGCTGCTGACGTGCCTGATTGCCTGCGGCCTGATCCTGCGCTGCTTTCTCGACGAGACCGATCGCCTCGCGCGTCTCGATGTTTCGGCGCCACCAACGCAGAAGCGCCCGTTTGCGGTGCGGGACAAAATGATCCTCGCCGTGACCGCGGCCATCGTCGCGGCGCTCGCGACCTCGGACCTGCACGGCATCGCGCTACCGGTCGTAGCGTTAATCGGCGCACTGGTTCTGGCATCGGAAAAGGTCTCCGGCATGCCGTTCCGCAAGGCGCTGAAAGGGGTCGAGTGGAACCTGCTTCTGTTCCTTGCCGGCACGCTCGTCATCGGCGAAGCCCTGCTCTCGACAGGAACGGCAACGCAGCTTGCCGACCGCCTGATCGGCGCCTTCAGCCAGATCGGCAAGCCGCCGGCGTGGCTGGTGGTGCTTCTTGCGATCGCCGTCGCGACCTTTGCCCATATCGTCATTGCCTCGCGAACGGCGCGGGCGACCGTGCTCATTCCAGCGGTGGCGCTGCCGCTGGCGGGTTTCGGCGTCAGTCCTGCCTGCCTCATCATGGTGACAACCATTGGTAGCGGCTA
The nucleotide sequence above comes from Ensifer adhaerens. Encoded proteins:
- a CDS encoding SLC13 family permease, yielding MTASPVIASDQDLVAMTSVGRDRIEGHMPVSEVRLLVGAMLVAFAGVLIFLAADGLTLPMRLALMVFATTLVCWTVFDLPETPVALGGAAVLAVTGAVDEQAVYGALGNDIVWLMLTASVIAAVLQASGLVERLAFRLLAPFRDVRRLFWVVTLTIFATAFVIPSTSARAAIFMPVFLGLASAIGRPGVTRALALLFPSVILLSAAASLTGAGAHLVAVDFIRRSGGEAPGFLGWALLAAPFALLTCLIACGLILRCFLDETDRLARLDVSAPPTQKRPFAVRDKMILAVTAAIVAALATSDLHGIALPVVALIGALVLASEKVSGMPFRKALKGVEWNLLLFLAGTLVIGEALLSTGTATQLADRLIGAFSQIGKPPAWLVVLLAIAVATFAHIVIASRTARATVLIPAVALPLAGFGVSPACLIMVTTIGSGYCQTLMVSAKPVALFGGMEPPAFSPSDLLRLALMLALPFIALLALFALVIWPVTGLSV